The Thermoanaerobaculales bacterium genome segment CTCGGTCCCCGGCGACGCGAGGGTGCCGATCGGCGGGTCCGTCGCCAGCACCCGGTCGGCCGCCGTCATGCCGTCGACGCGGCAGCGGCCTCCCGGCAGCAGGCCGGCGCGCTCGAGCCCGCGCACGCTGCCCTGGACGGACTCGCCGCGCAGGTCGGGGATCGCGGTCCGCTCGCTGCCCAGGCTGGTCCGCACCCGGACCCGGGAGCCGGTCTTGACATGGAATCCGGGTCGCGGCTGCTGGTCCGCGATCGCACCGATCTCGACCTCGCCGGAGTACACCCCGGGCTCCTCCAGCTCGACCGCGAGCCCGATGTCGTGGGCGGTGCGCGTGGCCTGGTCGACGGACTGGCCGGTGAGGTCGGGCACCGCGCGGGTGCCGCGGTGGATCGTGTGGACGAGCGCCTGCCAGCACCCCACCAGGGTGCACGCGACGAACAGCCCCACCACCAGCGCTCGCCGGACCATCCCGCAAACTCTAGCACGACGGCGCCGCGGGCGCGGGCCGCCCGCCGCCTGCGAGAGGCTCCGGGCCTCAGCCCTTGAAGATGAGCCGGTACACGCC includes the following:
- a CDS encoding PASTA domain-containing protein, coding for MVRRALVVGLFVACTLVGCWQALVHTIHRGTRAVPDLTGQSVDQATRTAHDIGLAVELEEPGVYSGEVEIGAIADQQPRPGFHVKTGSRVRVRTSLGSERTAIPDLRGESVQGSVRGLERAGLLPGGRCRVDGMTAADRVLATDPPIGTLASPGTEVAVLVNQGPATRLWVMPSLLTRSIEEARRFCLANQLRLGQIHEVPYPGLPRGILLRQYPPEGSPVSRSDIVAIWVVQ